The genomic region GCACTTTCGCTGATTTAGCAAAATTTGTATATTGCCCCAAGCCCAGCCAGCAAAAACAGCGCCTTTAGTGTAAAAACGATTCTTGGGGCAAAATTGGGGCAATCTTCCGACCTATACTGGCCGCTTCGGTCCACTGACTACATCGGTCAGCCTAGCCGTTCCGCATCTGTCCGGTTCTGTCCAGTCGCGCTATAGGGTTCGAATCCCTCTATACACTCGGCACCCAGATCGCGCTGTAATATACAGGGCGCAACTCATTGATTGCGCACAGTTGCGGGGCCTGCGTTAACTGCGCGTGATTTTAGCCTATGAGGCTGATTGCTAGGGGCTTTCCTGAATTAGCGGGTCACATTGACATGGTAGATGCCGAAGGGTGAAACCAAGATAATCCCAATCCAATACAGTAATGTAACCCTTTGATCTGTAAAGGCCGAAATTCCCTATTTTACACCCCACCAAAACACCCTGTTTCCCTGAGAAATCATAAGGCTGCTCGCGCTGCTGTCCTTATATGGGGTGCAAGGGGTCGAAGGTTCAAATCCTTCCGTCCCGACCATATTTCAACGAAAAAGGGCACATCTTCGGGTGTGCCCTTTTTCGTTTGTGGTCAGTTTATGACTGGGTATAGGTTGAGCGTATAAACCCGGCTCTATTATATTCTGTAATTACCCTCCAAACTCCCGTACCAGCCAGTCGACCACCGGGGCAATTATTGCACTACTAGGGTTCCGCACGCTAAGGCGGTAACCGTGGCTTTTGCGCGTTACATGTGGCCCTAGTGCCACCAGTTGACCGCTGGCCAGCATGTCCTGGATCACGTGGCTCCAGCCCAAGGCAACGCCTTGGTGGCTGATCACCGCATTGAGCAACAGAGGAAAGTTGTTGTAGGGGAAAGCCTTTTCCAGCGGAGGTGGCGGCAAGTGTGCCAGCTTGCACCAGCTAGCCCAATCCAGCCAGCGTGGATCACGCATGTCCAGGTGCAGCAGAGTAATGCGCTTCAGTGCTTCGGCATCCAGCTCGGCGCCCAGATTGTGCTCGCGCGCGTATTCCGGGCTGCAGACCGGGAACGCGTTTTCCGGAACCACTAGCGTATCGGCAAGATCATCCCGTTGAGGTGGCCCGAAACGCAGCGCGATGTCGGCCTTTTGCATCTCAGGGGCTTCGTCCCTGTCGATGGGCAGCAGGCGAAACGAACGATCGGGGAAGGTCTGTTCGAGGCGCTTCAGTCGCGGCCGCAACCACATGTGAGTAAAACCGGCACCCGCAGCGATGCTGACAACCGGAGACGGCTCTCGGGTTCGCCGACGGAGGTCAACGACAGCACCACAAAGGCGCGCCAACCCGGGTACCAGTTCTTCGTAGAAGGCTTCACCTCGGGCATTGAGAGATAGCCGACCGCCCCTGCGGTCAAACAGCGGACACCCTACATTCTCTTCCAACGCGCGAATACGCTGAGAGATGGTGGGCTGTGTGGTGTGCATTTCGCTCGCAGCGGCGGTCATCGAACCCAGCCTGACCGTGGCTTCAAATGCAATCAAACCGCGTAATGATGGGAGAGCCCCCATATCGGGAGGCAACAGGGTGGAAGCTCGTCGGGCGGGCACGTATATCCTCGATACTGATCCGGCCCGGCGGCTAAGGCCCAGGGACAGAAGAGCCGCCTCTATCACGAGGATTTATACGCCACTCGATGGGCGAAATCAATTGCCTGGTCTACTCCCACCCCGGCGTCAGCCTCGGCTATCGAAACCTCCAGCAGGCTCCTCGCCGACTACCTCAGGGTCGAAGGGCCTGCGTGAAAACACTCGGCGCAGCACGGGTTCGAAATGCCCCAGTGGCGGCGTCGGATAGCCCGGGTCGAAGGCCGCCTGATCGTAGCGCTCGCAGAAATCGACGCATTTCTGGTACCAGGGGTGATCACGATAGCGTTCACGCTCATTCGGATCTTCGCCAAAGTGGTGCGCGTAGTAGACCTTCTGAAATAACCCGTGATGGTGAACTATCCAGGTGACCTCAGCACTCACGTAGGGGCGAATGATGCTTGCGGCCAGTTGCGAGTGATTGCAGGGCGCCAGCTCATCACCCAGGTCATGCAGTAATGCGCCGACTACCAGGTCATCGTCACCGCCGTCTGCCTCGGCACGGGCAGCGGTTTGCAACGAGTGTTCCAGGCGGCTTACCTGGTAGCCACTCAGACCGTGCTCCAGGTTTTGCAGGGCCTGCATGAGGCGATCGACCAGCCCGGCATTGAACTGTTCTTCGAGCCTCTCTAGAAACCGGTACTCCTCGGCGGTACCGTCTTTCATTTGGGTGAATGCCACCTGATTCATGCGTAACTTTCCTCTGTTTTCTCAGCCCATGTTCGCTCGTGGACGCCGTGGCGAGCCTTAATCAATGTCGTTGCGAAGCGCTCCCGTGGCCCATCGCTGTCTAGATAACAGCCCTGAATGTGTCGCCTGCCCTCTTGCGTATCGAAGGCGGTTCGACCATGCAAGACTCGGCTGTTGTCGAACAGCATAAGTTCGCCAGCGTTGAGTTGAAAGCGGATTTCAAAGGCGGGATCTGCAAACAATTCGCCAAGGCGCTGACGGGTCAGGTGAAACAGCCGCGTTTTTTCCGGGGACAGGTGTGGCAGGCGGTCAAGACGTGGGCTGTAGTGAACCCCAATAGGATTCCCATCAGCGTCGGTGCGAATCATACAGCGGCGGGCCGTCAGCTCGGTACCCGCATCGATGAAACGATACCCCACTGGGATGGTACGCAACAGCTCGTAGCCTTCAGGCAGTTCGTGTTTCAGCACTTCAAGCACCTTGAGGCTGTCGGCCAGTGTGGAAAGGCCGCCACGGGTTTCGTTGATCAGACAGTGCAGCATCTGAATACCCGGCACTGGGCTGCGATATGGGTTGTCGGTATGCGGGCCCAGCGCCACACTGCGATAGGCAAGATCATTACCGGCAGGTCGTGAATAAACTTCAAAGTAGCGACCGAAATTGGTTTCCTTCACGTAGCCAAAATGGCTCCCGACTTCCAGAATTCGCTCACGATCGGTTGGCACCCCGGTGAGAATGATGTAGCCAAACTGAAGATAGGCAGTCAGCGCCTTGTGAAATGCCTCGTTGTCGCCCTGTTTATGCCAATCGAATCGTTGGGCCGTCTGATTGATGCCGCTGTCCCAGGCAATGGCTTCAGGAAAGTTGCTGTCGCCTTCAATTTCGGAAGCCAAGGCCCCGAGGTCGTAGACCTCAACGTGGCCATCGCTGAAAGAAAACTCGGTTTGCGTGTCGCTCAAGGGCCGCGCTCCGACCAGCGTTAGGTCCGGATCGGTTCGGTGAGAATCGAATAGCCGTTGGCAGGTCAAGGCATCCAGCTGCTGCGGATCCTGGGTTCGCTCGCGCAGCCATAGAGGGCTGATGGGCTCAAGGCCAGAGGGCGTCACGCAGTTGAGGCTAAGGGGCGAATTGGTGAGGGTCAGTGACGTGATTGGCATGTCCAAGCTCATTTAGATGATGGCATTTTAATTATCCCTTTGTATCGCACCTTCGAGATGGACAGTAGGGGCGTGGTGTTATCATCACCATGCACTTTTCTTATGGCAGTGTTCCGGGACACATGACAGGTTGGATTTACTTCGCATCTTGCACCACAGGCTCAAGGGTAACCGATGCTCCTGCTATCCTTACAGATATTGAGACGCTGGCCCTGAGTAGAATTAGGGTTCATCCTGCCTCTGTGCGTTGCTTTTAAAAATAAGGAGTTCAACGTTTGAGCCTATCCGGTAGCCCTGCTTTAACCAAAGCATCAAGAGACTTTGACGCGGCGATAGCAGACTTTGCCCGCGCCCGCAGTGCCGATAAAAAAGCACCCAGTATGGGTCTGCTGGAGCGCGCTCGTCAGTTGATGACGTTGCCTGGTGGGTTCGATGTACTGTATCGCCGGGTTTCTGCGCTGGAATCAGCGGGCATATTCGGCAACAGTGACTGGGCCCGGCCGGCCCTTCTTCAACCGGCACTGGCACGCCAGTCGCTTGCAGTCTCTCTATCAATACCTGGTTGATCACCTGGGCTATGCCGACTTGCTGGACAGCCTTGTACTGGAAGTATGGCGTTTGCTGGATCAACGGCCTG from Marinobacter sp. LV10R510-11A harbors:
- a CDS encoding TauD/TfdA family dioxygenase, with translation MPITSLTLTNSPLSLNCVTPSGLEPISPLWLRERTQDPQQLDALTCQRLFDSHRTDPDLTLVGARPLSDTQTEFSFSDGHVEVYDLGALASEIEGDSNFPEAIAWDSGINQTAQRFDWHKQGDNEAFHKALTAYLQFGYIILTGVPTDRERILEVGSHFGYVKETNFGRYFEVYSRPAGNDLAYRSVALGPHTDNPYRSPVPGIQMLHCLINETRGGLSTLADSLKVLEVLKHELPEGYELLRTIPVGYRFIDAGTELTARRCMIRTDADGNPIGVHYSPRLDRLPHLSPEKTRLFHLTRQRLGELFADPAFEIRFQLNAGELMLFDNSRVLHGRTAFDTQEGRRHIQGCYLDSDGPRERFATTLIKARHGVHERTWAEKTEESYA
- a CDS encoding LysR substrate-binding domain-containing protein; amino-acid sequence: MPARRASTLLPPDMGALPSLRGLIAFEATVRLGSMTAAASEMHTTQPTISQRIRALEENVGCPLFDRRGGRLSLNARGEAFYEELVPGLARLCGAVVDLRRRTREPSPVVSIAAGAGFTHMWLRPRLKRLEQTFPDRSFRLLPIDRDEAPEMQKADIALRFGPPQRDDLADTLVVPENAFPVCSPEYAREHNLGAELDAEALKRITLLHLDMRDPRWLDWASWCKLAHLPPPPLEKAFPYNNFPLLLNAVISHQGVALGWSHVIQDMLASGQLVALGPHVTRKSHGYRLSVRNPSSAIIAPVVDWLVREFGG
- a CDS encoding HD domain-containing protein, giving the protein MNQVAFTQMKDGTAEEYRFLERLEEQFNAGLVDRLMQALQNLEHGLSGYQVSRLEHSLQTAARAEADGGDDDLVVGALLHDLGDELAPCNHSQLAASIIRPYVSAEVTWIVHHHGLFQKVYYAHHFGEDPNERERYRDHPWYQKCVDFCERYDQAAFDPGYPTPPLGHFEPVLRRVFSRRPFDPEVVGEEPAGGFDSRG